One genomic window of Streptomonospora nanhaiensis includes the following:
- a CDS encoding TetR family transcriptional regulator, protein MTSAHPPAALPLRERKKLRTRRELVDTALRLFTEQGFDATTLDQLCEAVEVSKRTFFRTFASKEDVAMAPLHDLWLLAADRLADRDLAGRPLAAELEAVLVESLAAMPDDGWERRVLLSRRLAESTPSMDAHGLHFCHRTGTRIVADLHRRLDLDPADPRPRLAVDLAVAAWHHALASWTAQAGGHTRDTLAERLRAAFAALPEALTFAAPARGTVPV, encoded by the coding sequence GTGACCTCCGCGCACCCGCCCGCCGCCCTGCCGCTGCGCGAGCGCAAGAAGCTGCGCACCCGGCGCGAACTCGTGGACACCGCGCTGCGCCTGTTCACCGAGCAGGGCTTCGACGCAACCACCCTCGACCAGCTGTGCGAGGCGGTAGAGGTCTCCAAGCGGACCTTCTTCCGCACCTTCGCCAGCAAGGAGGACGTCGCCATGGCGCCCCTCCACGACCTCTGGCTCCTTGCCGCCGACCGCCTGGCCGACCGCGACCTCGCCGGGCGCCCCCTCGCGGCCGAACTGGAGGCCGTCCTGGTGGAGTCGCTGGCGGCCATGCCCGACGACGGCTGGGAGCGGCGCGTCCTGCTCAGCCGCCGGCTCGCGGAGTCCACCCCGTCCATGGACGCCCACGGCCTGCACTTCTGCCACCGCACCGGCACCCGGATCGTCGCCGACCTGCACCGCCGGCTCGACCTCGACCCCGCCGACCCACGGCCCCGCCTCGCCGTCGACCTGGCGGTGGCGGCCTGGCACCACGCGCTCGCCTCCTGGACCGCCCAGGCCGGCGGCCACACCCGCGACACGCTCGCCGAGCGCCTGCGCGCCGCCTTCGCCGCCCTGCCCGAGGCGCTGACCTTCGCCGCCCCCGCCCGCGGCACGGTCCCCGTCTGA
- a CDS encoding VOC family protein has protein sequence MITRMGVAGVYVLDHDEAKRFFIDKLGFAERFDLKMDNGMRWLTVGPPADPYFQLSLTVPGPPMHDAETAAAIRALLAKGALSGGAWNTDDCRATYAEYTARGVEFVQEPHEVPYGVEAVFRDPWGNWYSLNEVPASAFDTEEMSRHYERGDSA, from the coding sequence ATGATCACCAGGATGGGCGTGGCCGGCGTCTACGTGCTGGACCACGACGAGGCCAAGCGGTTCTTCATCGACAAGCTGGGCTTCGCGGAGCGCTTCGACCTGAAGATGGACAACGGCATGCGCTGGCTGACCGTGGGCCCGCCGGCCGATCCCTACTTCCAGCTCAGCCTCACCGTGCCCGGCCCGCCGATGCACGACGCCGAGACCGCCGCCGCCATCCGCGCCCTGCTGGCCAAGGGCGCGCTCAGCGGGGGCGCCTGGAACACCGACGACTGCCGCGCCACCTATGCCGAGTACACCGCGCGGGGCGTGGAGTTCGTCCAGGAGCCCCACGAGGTGCCCTACGGCGTCGAGGCCGTCTTCCGCGACCCCTGGGGCAACTGGTACAGCCTCAACGAGGTCCCGGCCTCCGCCTTCGACACCGAGGAGATGTCGCGCCACTACGAACGCGGCGACTCCGCCTGA
- a CDS encoding DinB family protein has protein sequence MTTSDDVPSGAGPEGPAAAPSTAPRGERADLIAALATARAALTATVAGLDDAQAAARPTVSALSLGALVKHVAGIEEGWMRFAVEGPSALGFDLPEGVTWEDVTSGTAREVPQWVVDHRNGLRMLPGDTLAGLLARYERVAARSAEVIATVPDLSRTHPRAATPWGEPAAEISVRGVVLHVIAETAQHAGHADILREALDGRTAT, from the coding sequence ATGACCACCAGCGACGACGTTCCGAGCGGTGCCGGGCCCGAGGGCCCCGCGGCCGCGCCGTCCACCGCGCCCCGGGGCGAGCGGGCCGACCTGATCGCCGCCCTGGCCACGGCCCGCGCCGCCCTGACCGCCACCGTGGCCGGACTCGACGACGCGCAGGCCGCGGCGCGCCCGACCGTCAGCGCGCTGAGCCTGGGCGCGCTGGTCAAGCACGTCGCCGGCATCGAGGAGGGCTGGATGCGCTTCGCGGTCGAGGGACCCTCGGCGCTCGGCTTCGACCTGCCCGAGGGCGTCACCTGGGAGGACGTGACCTCCGGCACCGCCCGCGAGGTCCCGCAGTGGGTGGTGGACCACCGCAACGGCCTGCGGATGCTGCCCGGCGACACGCTGGCCGGGCTCCTGGCGCGCTACGAGCGGGTCGCCGCCCGCAGCGCCGAGGTCATCGCCACCGTCCCCGACCTGTCGCGGACCCACCCGCGGGCGGCGACCCCCTGGGGCGAGCCCGCCGCAGAGATCAGCGTCCGCGGGGTGGTGCTGCACGTCATCGCCGAGACCGCCCAGCACGCCGGACACGCCGACATCCTGCGCGAGGCGCTGGACGGCCGGACCGCCACCTGA
- a CDS encoding MarR family winged helix-turn-helix transcriptional regulator yields MREDDPSDAVDTVIAQWRRERPDLDLSAMGLFARMTRIAQLAGPRLEEVFARHGLRQGEFDVLAALRRSGEPYALMPSELSAALMMSRAGMTNRLDRLEEAGLVERRLSPTDRRSFRVRLTAEGRAVVDAALTDHAANLARLVAGLAPAERDVLDQALRALARALDTAPEAP; encoded by the coding sequence ATGAGAGAGGACGACCCGAGCGACGCCGTGGACACTGTCATCGCCCAGTGGCGGCGCGAACGGCCCGATCTGGACCTGTCCGCCATGGGCCTGTTCGCCCGCATGACCCGCATCGCCCAGTTGGCCGGGCCCCGGCTGGAGGAGGTCTTCGCCCGCCACGGGCTGCGCCAGGGCGAGTTCGACGTCCTGGCGGCCCTGCGCCGCTCCGGCGAGCCCTACGCCCTCATGCCCTCGGAGCTGTCGGCGGCGCTGATGATGTCGCGCGCTGGCATGACCAACCGGCTGGACCGCCTGGAGGAGGCCGGGCTGGTGGAGCGCCGCCTCTCCCCCACCGACCGCCGCAGCTTCCGCGTCCGCCTCACGGCCGAGGGCCGCGCCGTGGTCGACGCCGCCCTCACCGACCACGCCGCCAACCTCGCCCGCCTGGTCGCCGGTCTGGCCCCGGCCGAGCGCGACGTGCTGGACCAGGCGCTGCGCGCCCTGGCCCGCGCGCTGGACACCGCTCCCGAGGCACCCTGA
- a CDS encoding NAD(P)H-binding protein — MIVVTGATGNVGRPLVRALAAAGEQVTAVARGFEGHRLPPGVAALRADLTDPAASEALAPALEGAKALFLLTAASVLPLGGGAVEGLLAAARAAGVGRVVLLSSQGVGTGRHPSDIEDAVRAGGLDWTVLRPGGFHSNAGQWAPAVREQRTVAAPFGDVALPTVDPADIAAMAAAALTGDGHGGATYVLTGPEPVSPRAQAQAIGAALGERVRFVELSREQARERMLAFMPAPVVEATLAVLGEPTAEEVRVSPDVERVLGRAPRTFAAWAEDNAALFR; from the coding sequence ATGATCGTGGTGACCGGGGCGACGGGCAACGTGGGACGGCCGCTGGTGCGGGCGCTGGCCGCGGCCGGCGAGCAGGTGACGGCGGTGGCGCGCGGTTTCGAGGGCCACCGCCTGCCGCCCGGCGTGGCGGCGCTGCGCGCCGACCTCACCGATCCCGCCGCGTCCGAGGCGCTCGCGCCCGCGCTGGAGGGGGCCAAGGCGCTGTTCCTGCTGACGGCCGCCTCGGTGCTGCCGCTGGGCGGCGGCGCGGTGGAGGGCCTCCTGGCGGCCGCCCGCGCCGCCGGGGTGGGCCGGGTGGTGCTGCTGTCCTCCCAGGGCGTGGGCACCGGGCGCCACCCCTCCGACATCGAGGACGCCGTGCGCGCGGGCGGGCTGGACTGGACGGTGCTGCGGCCGGGCGGATTCCACTCCAACGCCGGGCAGTGGGCCCCGGCGGTGCGCGAGCAGCGGACGGTGGCCGCGCCCTTCGGCGACGTCGCCCTGCCCACCGTGGACCCCGCCGACATCGCCGCCATGGCGGCCGCGGCGCTGACCGGCGACGGCCACGGCGGCGCGACCTACGTGCTCACCGGCCCCGAGCCCGTCTCGCCGCGCGCCCAGGCCCAGGCGATCGGTGCGGCGCTGGGCGAGCGGGTGCGCTTCGTGGAACTGAGCCGGGAGCAGGCGCGCGAGCGGATGCTGGCGTTCATGCCCGCGCCCGTGGTGGAGGCCACCCTGGCGGTCCTGGGCGAGCCCACGGCCGAGGAGGTGCGGGTCAGCCCCGACGTGGAGCGCGTGCTGGGCCGGGCGCCGCGCACGTTCGCCGCGTGGGCCGAGGACAACGCCGCCCTGTTCCGCTGA
- a CDS encoding ATP-binding protein yields MHHITASPDPTCPGARRRDPDHQLTFAGQPASVGVMRDWVAQHLRRGPHAYPPELIDDLLVCASEIGTNAVRHSRSGLPGGVFTASLWQSPGAVCLEVRDMGPRPGRPSAPRINGTALDDPVAETGRGLSFVFALCGGNCGSTAPPHPRGHTVWCELEVGTDTS; encoded by the coding sequence GTGCACCACATCACCGCCAGCCCTGACCCGACCTGTCCGGGCGCCCGGCGGCGCGACCCCGACCACCAGCTCACCTTCGCCGGCCAGCCCGCCAGCGTGGGCGTCATGCGCGACTGGGTGGCCCAGCACCTGCGCCGGGGGCCCCACGCCTATCCGCCCGAACTGATCGACGACCTGCTGGTGTGCGCCAGCGAGATCGGCACCAACGCGGTGCGCCACTCCCGGTCGGGCCTGCCCGGCGGCGTGTTCACCGCCTCCCTGTGGCAGTCGCCCGGCGCGGTGTGCCTGGAGGTCCGCGACATGGGCCCGCGACCGGGGCGCCCCAGCGCGCCGCGCATCAACGGCACGGCCCTGGACGACCCCGTCGCCGAGACCGGCCGGGGACTGAGCTTCGTGTTCGCCCTGTGCGGCGGCAACTGCGGCTCCACCGCGCCGCCCCACCCCCGGGGCCACACCGTCTGGTGCGAACTGGAGGTCGGCACCGACACCTCCTAG
- a CDS encoding LysR family transcriptional regulator, translated as MDAADTRELRYFVAVAEELHFGRAAERLGIAQPPLSRAIQRLERRMGGPLLERGGNRRVELTEAGRVLLYEARAALEAVAAATRRTRRAARPGARLVLAVKPGGDGGLLGAVLAAYEAEPHALPVEISAALPGELPARVRDGRADLALVHLTTGDPGDLESEELLVEPQVAMLPRGHRLAGRARLRLADLAGDPLPRWTPEPGGAPGGAPVTDIGHLMHLVSVGRMVAVAPESVRAHAWGGVVCVPVADAAPTTLGLVWPAGSRSRAVAALVGCAVRVAGRHPHAAHPRAGAPPTA; from the coding sequence ATGGACGCTGCGGACACGCGGGAGCTGCGCTACTTCGTGGCGGTGGCCGAGGAGCTGCACTTCGGCCGGGCCGCCGAGCGCCTGGGGATCGCCCAGCCGCCGCTCTCGCGCGCCATCCAGCGCCTGGAGCGGCGCATGGGCGGCCCGCTGCTGGAGCGCGGCGGCAACCGCCGGGTGGAGCTGACCGAGGCGGGCCGCGTGCTGCTGTACGAGGCCCGCGCCGCCCTGGAGGCGGTGGCGGCGGCCACGCGGCGCACCCGCCGCGCCGCCCGGCCCGGCGCCCGCCTGGTCCTGGCCGTGAAGCCGGGCGGCGACGGCGGCCTGCTCGGCGCGGTCCTGGCCGCCTACGAGGCCGAGCCGCACGCCCTGCCCGTGGAGATCTCCGCAGCGCTGCCCGGCGAACTGCCGGCGCGGGTGCGCGACGGCCGCGCCGACCTGGCACTGGTCCACCTGACCACGGGCGATCCGGGCGACCTGGAGAGCGAGGAACTGCTGGTGGAGCCGCAGGTGGCGATGCTGCCGCGCGGCCACCGGCTGGCCGGGCGCGCGCGGCTGCGCCTGGCCGACCTGGCCGGGGACCCGCTGCCGCGCTGGACACCGGAGCCCGGCGGGGCACCGGGCGGCGCCCCGGTCACCGACATCGGCCACCTCATGCACCTGGTCTCGGTGGGCCGGATGGTGGCGGTGGCGCCGGAGTCGGTGCGCGCCCACGCCTGGGGCGGGGTGGTGTGCGTGCCGGTGGCCGACGCCGCGCCGACCACGCTGGGGCTGGTGTGGCCGGCCGGGAGCCGTTCGCGGGCGGTGGCCGCGCTCGTCGGCTGCGCGGTGCGCGTGGCCGGGCGCCACCCGCACGCCGCCCACCCCCGGGCGGGTGCGCCGCCCACGGCCTGA
- a CDS encoding zinc-binding dehydrogenase, which translates to MRALLVDRSAPDGLRPGQAPDPEPAPHQALVRVAATSLNYGEVSAGLAGAPDGRVLGWDAAGVVERAAADGSGPAAGTPVVALGPDGGWAELRAVDTRLLGTVPAGADLGAVSTVPVAATSALRALRRIGPLLGARVLVTGATGGAGRYAVQLARRAGSHVVASTGDPGAHGAGLRALGAHEVVRGPGACGGLVDGVIDMVGGPQLVAAFERLAAGGTLVSVGHSSGEPEVFPYGALLATDGRHDRAITTFYLLADSGLGPDLTWLAHQVAAGELDPQIAWRGGWERAGEAVRALVERRLHGKAVLDLS; encoded by the coding sequence ATGCGCGCACTGCTCGTCGACCGCTCCGCCCCTGACGGCCTGCGGCCGGGCCAGGCGCCCGACCCCGAGCCGGCCCCCCACCAGGCCCTGGTCCGGGTGGCGGCGACGTCGCTGAACTACGGAGAGGTGAGCGCCGGGCTCGCCGGCGCCCCCGACGGCCGGGTCCTGGGCTGGGACGCCGCCGGGGTGGTCGAGCGCGCCGCCGCCGACGGCTCCGGCCCCGCCGCCGGCACCCCCGTGGTGGCCCTGGGGCCGGACGGGGGGTGGGCCGAGCTGCGCGCGGTCGACACCCGGCTCCTCGGCACCGTGCCCGCGGGCGCCGACCTCGGCGCGGTCTCCACCGTCCCCGTCGCCGCGACCAGCGCGCTGCGCGCCCTGCGCCGGATCGGTCCGCTGCTGGGCGCCCGCGTGCTCGTCACCGGTGCCACCGGCGGCGCGGGGCGCTACGCGGTGCAGCTCGCCCGCCGGGCCGGCTCGCACGTGGTGGCCTCCACCGGCGACCCCGGCGCGCACGGAGCGGGGCTGCGCGCCCTGGGCGCCCACGAGGTGGTGCGGGGTCCGGGCGCCTGCGGCGGGCTGGTCGACGGCGTCATCGACATGGTCGGCGGACCGCAGCTGGTCGCGGCGTTCGAGCGTCTGGCGGCGGGCGGCACGCTGGTGTCGGTGGGCCACAGCAGCGGCGAACCCGAGGTGTTCCCCTACGGTGCGCTGCTGGCCACCGACGGCCGCCACGACCGCGCGATCACCACGTTCTACCTGCTGGCCGACTCCGGGCTCGGGCCCGACCTGACGTGGCTGGCCCACCAGGTCGCCGCCGGCGAACTGGACCCCCAGATCGCCTGGCGGGGCGGCTGGGAGCGCGCGGGCGAGGCGGTGCGGGCCCTGGTCGAGCGCCGCCTGCACGGCAAGGCGGTGCTCGACCTGTCCTGA
- a CDS encoding PP2C family protein-serine/threonine phosphatase — MVSIEDSARMLHTLLRSSHLCSFEELPELIAGAASEAGLADARILLVDMQEEVLCEATGRGRDAGEGGQELRIDSTLPGRVFRSAQAHSGPGDGRFQHWLPILDGTERLGVLHLSTEHEADALTWTAMADLASLTGMLVVSKRPHSDSFARLTRIRSMSVSAEMQWTLMPPRVFANRRVTVAAAMEPAYATAGDAYDYALSGDTVHLALFDAMGHDTSAGLTANLALASCRRQRRAGSGLAGIRDAIEATLLDQFDGSRYATAVFADLDLATGRLTWMSCGHPPPILIRGGRWIAGLYCTPTHPLGTDLGLAAEVCREQLEPGDRLLLYTDGITEARDARGREFGRDHFVNFVIRHQADGLAAPETLRRLVAAVLRHHDGRLNDDATVLMCEWHGDPGATPGAPVQYGGGPGQDTTGRA; from the coding sequence ATGGTCTCGATCGAGGACTCCGCCCGCATGCTGCACACCCTGCTGAGGAGCAGCCACCTGTGCTCGTTCGAGGAGCTTCCGGAGCTGATCGCCGGCGCGGCCTCGGAGGCCGGGCTGGCCGACGCCCGCATCCTGCTCGTCGACATGCAGGAGGAGGTGCTGTGCGAGGCCACCGGGCGGGGGCGTGACGCCGGGGAGGGCGGCCAGGAGCTGAGGATCGACTCCACCCTGCCCGGCCGCGTGTTCCGCAGCGCCCAGGCGCACTCGGGCCCCGGCGACGGGCGCTTCCAGCACTGGCTGCCGATCCTGGACGGCACCGAGCGCCTCGGGGTCCTGCACCTGTCCACCGAGCACGAGGCCGACGCGCTCACCTGGACGGCCATGGCCGACCTGGCGTCGCTGACGGGCATGCTCGTGGTGTCCAAGCGCCCGCACAGCGACTCCTTCGCGCGACTGACCCGCATCCGCTCGATGTCGGTCTCCGCCGAGATGCAGTGGACCCTCATGCCGCCCCGGGTGTTCGCCAACCGGCGCGTCACCGTCGCGGCGGCGATGGAGCCCGCCTACGCCACGGCCGGCGACGCCTACGACTACGCCCTGTCCGGTGACACCGTGCACCTCGCCCTTTTCGACGCCATGGGCCACGACACCTCGGCCGGCCTGACCGCCAACCTCGCCCTGGCCTCCTGCCGCAGGCAGCGGCGCGCGGGAAGCGGCCTGGCCGGAATCCGCGACGCGATCGAGGCGACCCTGCTCGACCAGTTCGACGGATCCCGCTACGCCACGGCCGTGTTCGCCGACCTCGACCTCGCCACCGGGCGGCTGACCTGGATGAGCTGCGGCCATCCGCCGCCCATCCTCATCCGCGGCGGGCGCTGGATCGCCGGCCTGTACTGCACCCCCACCCATCCCCTGGGCACCGACCTGGGGCTTGCCGCCGAGGTGTGCCGCGAGCAGTTGGAACCGGGGGACCGGCTGCTGCTCTACACCGACGGCATCACCGAGGCGCGCGACGCCCGGGGCCGCGAGTTCGGCCGCGACCACTTCGTCAACTTCGTCATCCGCCACCAGGCCGACGGGCTGGCCGCCCCCGAGACCCTGCGCCGCCTCGTGGCCGCCGTGCTCCGCCACCACGACGGCCGGCTCAACGACGACGCCACCGTGCTGATGTGCGAGTGGCACGGCGACCCCGGCGCCACCCCCGGGGCACCGGTCCAGTACGGGGGCGGGCCCGGCCAGGACACCACCGGGCGCGCCTGA
- a CDS encoding helix-turn-helix transcriptional regulator, with amino-acid sequence MPKTSARLLALLSLLQARRDWPGALLAERLSVSPRTVRRDVDRLRELGYPITAVKGPDGGYRLDAGTHLPPLLFDDEQAVALAVALRTAATTGAGIEEAAARALTTVRQVMPARLRRRVDTLRVTAVGRPDDAPGPGVPGGVLTAVGSAVHAREVLRFDYTGAAPEPAGDPGSAPPRRVEPHHLVTWGGRWYLVAWDLDRADWRTFRADRIVPRTPTGPRFAPREVPGGDVAAFVAARFRGGSRDWPCRGEVVVDLPAAAVARHARDGVVEAVGPDRCRLVMGSWSWAGLAAAIGAFDADIEVVGPDELRDAFARLGRRYARAAGGAGS; translated from the coding sequence ATGCCGAAGACCTCCGCGCGACTGCTGGCCCTGCTCTCCCTGCTCCAGGCCCGCCGGGACTGGCCGGGGGCGCTGCTGGCCGAGCGGCTGTCGGTGAGCCCGCGCACGGTGCGCCGCGACGTGGACCGCCTGCGCGAGCTGGGCTACCCGATCACGGCCGTCAAGGGGCCCGACGGCGGCTACCGGCTGGACGCCGGAACGCACCTGCCGCCGCTGCTGTTCGACGACGAGCAGGCCGTGGCCCTGGCCGTCGCGCTGCGGACGGCCGCCACCACGGGGGCCGGGATCGAGGAGGCGGCGGCGCGCGCCCTGACCACCGTCCGGCAGGTCATGCCCGCCCGGCTGCGCCGCCGTGTGGACACCCTCCGGGTCACCGCCGTGGGGCGCCCCGACGACGCGCCGGGCCCGGGGGTGCCCGGCGGGGTGCTCACGGCGGTGGGTTCGGCCGTGCACGCCCGCGAGGTGCTGCGGTTCGACTACACCGGCGCCGCGCCCGAGCCGGCCGGGGACCCCGGCTCCGCGCCGCCGCGCCGGGTGGAGCCCCACCACCTCGTCACCTGGGGCGGGCGCTGGTACCTGGTGGCCTGGGACCTGGACCGGGCGGACTGGCGGACCTTCCGCGCCGACCGGATCGTCCCGCGCACCCCCACCGGGCCCCGCTTCGCCCCGCGCGAGGTGCCCGGCGGTGACGTGGCCGCGTTCGTCGCCGCCCGGTTCCGCGGCGGGTCGCGGGACTGGCCCTGCCGCGGCGAGGTGGTGGTGGACCTGCCCGCCGCGGCGGTGGCCCGCCACGCCCGCGACGGCGTCGTGGAGGCGGTCGGCCCCGACCGGTGCCGGCTCGTCATGGGCTCGTGGTCGTGGGCGGGGCTGGCCGCCGCGATCGGCGCCTTCGACGCCGACATCGAGGTGGTGGGCCCCGACGAGCTCAGGGACGCCTTCGCGCGTCTGGGCCGCCGCTACGCCCGCGCGGCCGGCGGCGCGGGGTCTTGA
- a CDS encoding SDR family NAD(P)-dependent oxidoreductase, which yields MSQTPQEHTPDPAASAPGAAPVALVSGATRGIGRQIAAQLARRGMTALVGARDAAAGERAATEIRDAGGRAHAVVLDVTDAASVAAARAWIADRFDRLDVLVNNAGIAGDMAGQAPGSADPDVVRAVFDTNVFGAVALTEAVWDLLLRAPAARIVNVSSDVGSLTQALDPGHYLSRLPGFLAYGPSKTALNAITVQYAKALAGHGVLVNAAVPGACDTDLTRGTGMPAPRTAAQGAEVAVRLATLPEGGPTGGCFGEDREVPW from the coding sequence ATGAGCCAGACACCCCAAGAACACACACCCGACCCTGCCGCGTCCGCCCCCGGCGCCGCACCCGTGGCCCTTGTCAGCGGCGCCACCCGGGGGATCGGCCGCCAGATCGCCGCGCAGCTGGCGCGGCGCGGCATGACGGCGCTGGTGGGCGCCCGCGACGCCGCGGCGGGCGAGCGGGCCGCCACCGAGATCCGCGACGCGGGCGGCCGCGCCCACGCCGTGGTCCTGGACGTCACCGACGCCGCCTCCGTCGCCGCCGCCCGCGCCTGGATCGCCGACCGCTTCGACCGCCTCGACGTGCTCGTCAACAACGCCGGGATCGCCGGGGACATGGCCGGCCAGGCGCCCGGCTCGGCCGACCCCGACGTGGTGCGCGCCGTCTTCGACACCAACGTCTTCGGCGCCGTCGCCCTCACCGAGGCCGTCTGGGACCTGCTCCTGCGCGCCCCGGCCGCGCGGATCGTCAACGTGTCCAGCGACGTGGGCTCCCTGACCCAAGCCCTGGACCCCGGCCACTACCTCTCCCGGCTCCCGGGCTTCCTGGCCTACGGCCCGTCCAAAACCGCGCTCAACGCCATCACCGTGCAATACGCCAAGGCGCTGGCCGGGCACGGCGTCCTGGTCAACGCCGCCGTGCCCGGCGCCTGCGACACCGACCTCACACGCGGCACCGGGATGCCCGCGCCGCGCACCGCCGCCCAGGGCGCCGAGGTGGCGGTGCGGCTGGCCACGCTGCCGGAGGGCGGGCCCACCGGCGGCTGCTTCGGTGAGGACCGCGAGGTCCCCTGGTAG
- a CDS encoding winged helix DNA-binding domain-containing protein — translation MTVLDARALNRATLARQLLLDRADMPVADAVAHLCGLQAQEPQEPFTGLWSRLRAFDPAALSEALLERDVVRMHLMRRTVHLVTAADALAWRTRHGAMLRQRVLGVYRREFDGVDLDALAKAGRELLADGEPRTMAETAAALAERWPEPTRRALGEMVVAALVPVAQIPPRGLWRTKAGVRNVLLASWLGREPDPPAPEGTDPVGADLVRRYLAAFGPAASADLRAWCGLAGLPAAVAAVRGELVSFRDERGRELLDLPGAPRPDPAVPAPVRFLPAFDNALLGYHDRGRIVDDAHRGLSVEGARVVLVDGRVAATWTAAQDTVEVAPLRRLSRAEGAAVAEEGAALAAFLSAGASDRVRIAADAG, via the coding sequence GTGACCGTCCTGGACGCCCGGGCGCTCAACCGCGCCACCCTCGCCCGCCAGCTCCTGCTCGACCGCGCCGACATGCCGGTGGCCGACGCGGTCGCCCACCTGTGCGGCCTGCAGGCCCAGGAACCGCAGGAGCCGTTCACCGGCCTGTGGTCGCGGCTGCGCGCCTTCGACCCCGCGGCCCTGTCCGAGGCGCTCCTGGAGCGCGACGTGGTGCGGATGCACCTGATGCGCCGCACCGTCCACCTGGTCACCGCCGCCGACGCCCTGGCCTGGCGCACCCGGCACGGCGCCATGCTGCGCCAGCGGGTGCTCGGGGTCTACCGCCGCGAGTTCGACGGTGTGGACCTCGACGCGCTCGCCAAGGCGGGCCGGGAGCTGCTGGCCGACGGCGAGCCGCGCACCATGGCCGAGACCGCCGCCGCCCTCGCCGAGCGCTGGCCCGAACCCACGCGCCGCGCCCTGGGCGAGATGGTGGTCGCGGCCCTGGTCCCGGTGGCGCAGATCCCGCCGCGCGGACTGTGGCGCACGAAGGCGGGCGTGCGCAACGTCCTGCTGGCCTCCTGGCTGGGCCGCGAGCCCGACCCGCCCGCCCCCGAGGGCACCGACCCGGTCGGCGCGGACCTGGTCCGGCGCTACCTCGCGGCGTTCGGTCCGGCGGCAAGCGCCGACCTGCGCGCCTGGTGCGGGCTGGCCGGGCTGCCGGCCGCGGTCGCGGCGGTCCGCGGGGAGCTGGTCTCCTTCCGCGACGAGCGGGGCCGGGAGCTGCTGGACCTGCCCGGCGCTCCGCGCCCCGACCCCGCCGTCCCCGCGCCGGTGCGGTTCCTGCCGGCGTTCGACAACGCGCTGCTGGGCTACCACGACCGCGGCCGGATCGTGGACGACGCCCACCGGGGGCTGTCGGTCGAGGGCGCCCGTGTCGTCCTGGTCGACGGCCGGGTCGCCGCGACCTGGACCGCCGCGCAGGACACGGTGGAGGTGGCCCCGCTGCGCCGGCTCTCCCGCGCCGAGGGCGCGGCCGTGGCCGAGGAGGGCGCCGCGCTGGCGGCATTCCTCAGCGCGGGCGCCTCGGACCGCGTGCGGATCGCCGCGGACGCCGGCTGA
- a CDS encoding winged helix-turn-helix transcriptional regulator, with protein sequence MTETTMRRPAASDDPAAACPIAPVVDIVFSRWTTPILWCLHRFGRQRFVELHRRIPAVTPKVLTQRLRQLERDGLLVRTYHPEVPPRVEYEISDLGRSLAPLFADLAHWAADNLGRVEDARRAYDAGEHRPARRG encoded by the coding sequence GTGACCGAGACCACCATGCGGCGGCCCGCCGCCTCCGACGACCCCGCGGCGGCCTGCCCGATCGCGCCCGTGGTCGACATCGTCTTCAGCCGCTGGACCACGCCCATCCTGTGGTGCCTGCACCGCTTCGGGCGGCAGCGCTTCGTGGAGCTGCACCGCCGCATCCCCGCCGTCACGCCCAAGGTGCTCACTCAGCGGCTGCGCCAACTGGAGCGCGACGGCCTGCTCGTGCGCACCTACCACCCCGAGGTCCCCCCGCGGGTGGAGTACGAGATCAGCGACCTGGGGCGCAGCCTGGCGCCGCTGTTCGCCGATCTGGCCCACTGGGCCGCCGACAACCTGGGCCGGGTCGAGGACGCCCGCCGCGCCTACGACGCGGGCGAGCACCGGCCCGCCCGCCGGGGCTGA